The Halorubrum sp. BV1 sequence TCGCGCTCGTCACGCTGTTTACCGTCGCGCTCGCGACGGCGCAGCTCACCGCCGCGAAGGTGATCGCGCTGCCGCTTCCCGTCGCGATCCCCGTCGTCGGGGCGGAGATCACGCTGCCGGGTGCCGCTCTCGCGTACGCGCTCACGTTCCTCGCGTCCGACTGTTACGCCGAGCTGTACGGCCGCCGCGCGACGCAGGTCGTCGTCAACGTCGCCTTTCTCGCGAACTTCCTCGTGCTCGCGCTCGTGTGGTCGACGCTCGCCGCGCCCGGCGTGAACCCTGAGATATCGGCCGCGTTCGAGACCGCGCTCGGCCCCGCGACCAACATCGTCGCCGGGAGCCTGCTCGCGTACGTCGTGAGTCAGAACTGGGACGTGTTCGTCTTCCACGCGATCCGCGAGCGCACCGGCAGCAGCCTGCTGTGGCTTCGGAACATCGCGTCGACCGCCACCAGTCAGGCGCTCGACACCGCGATCTTCGTCGGCGTCGCGTTCTACGCGGCCCCGACTCTGCTCGGCGTCGGCTCGCCGCTGCCGCCCGCCGTTCTGCTCGCGCTCGGCCTCGGTCAG is a genomic window containing:
- a CDS encoding queuosine precursor transporter, yielding MSSRADGLAGTDGPFAVDPLDRSAVAAIALVTLFTVALATAQLTAAKVIALPLPVAIPVVGAEITLPGAALAYALTFLASDCYAELYGRRATQVVVNVAFLANFLVLALVWSTLAAPGVNPEISAAFETALGPATNIVAGSLLAYVVSQNWDVFVFHAIRERTGSSLLWLRNIASTATSQALDTAIFVGVAFYAAPTLLGVGSPLPPAVLLALGLGQYLLKVAIALLDTPIVYLVVGFVSE